The Porphyrobacter sp. LM 6 sequence CCGATGGGCGCGATGCAGGGCGCGCTGGCCGAGGTTGCGGCGACCGATCTCGGGGCGATTGCCGTCAAGGCTGCGGTCGAACGCGCCGGCGTGTCGGGCGAGGATATCGACCGCGCCTACATCGGCTGCGTGCTGCCGGCCGGGCTCGGACAGGCTCCGGCGCGCCAAGCGGCGATCAAGGCCGGCCTGCCGCTCTCGGTCCAGGCAACGACCGTCAACAAGGTGTGCGGCTCGGGCATGCAGACCGTCATCATGGGGGCCGAGGCGCTTGCCAGCGGAACGATCGACATGGTGGTGGCCGGCGGGATGGAGAGCATGACCAATGCCCCCTACCTCCTCAAGAAGCACCGCTCGGGCGCGCGGCTGGGCCATGACACGGCCTATGACCACATGTTCCTCGACGGGCTGGAAGACGCCTACGAGCCGGGCCGCGCGATGGGCACCTTCGCGCAGGACACCGCCAACGCCTACCAGATGACCCGCGAGGAGATGGACGCCTATTCGATCGAATCGCTCGCCCGCGCCAACCGCGCGATTGCCAGTGGGGCGTTCGCCGACGAAGTCGTGCCGGTCACCGTTTCGACCCGTGCGGGCGATGTCGTCGTCGAACATGACGAAGCGCCCTCCAAAGGCCGTCCGGACAAGATCCCGCAATTGAAGCCCGCCTTCGCCAAAGACGGGACGATCACCGCTGCCACCTCAAGCTCGATCTCGGACGGCGCGGCAGCCCTCGTGCTGACCCGCGCAAGCGTCGCCGCAGAAAAGGGCCTGACGCCGGTTGCGCGCGTGGTCGCCACGGCTGCTCACGCTCAGGCCCCGGCACAGTTCACCACCGCGCCGATCCCGGCGATCCAGAAGGTGCTCGCTCGCGCCGGATGGGGGGTTGACGATGTCGATCTGTTCGAAGTCAACGAAGCCTTCGCCTGCGTCGCCATGTTCGCGATGCGCGACCTCGGCATTCCGCATGAGAAGATCAACGTGAACGGTGGCGGCACCGCGCTTGGTCACCCGATCGGCGCCAGCGGCGCGCGGATCATTGTGACGCTGATCGCCGCCCTCAAGGCACAGGGCAAGACCCGCGGCGTCGCCAGCCTGTGCATCGGCGGCGGGGAAGCGACCGCAGTCGCCGTCGAACTGATCTGATAATCAATCGCCGGGCGGCGTCATTCGTCGCCCGGCAGATTTTCCGCGCCCCACAGTCGCTCACGAGCGATCCAGCCCTTGCGGCCAGCAATATCGACTTCGCACCAGCGCGGCTTGCAGCCGAGCAGACGCCCGACCACCCCCGGCTTGGCGCGCCAGCGCAGCCCCGCCGACGTGCTGGCATCACCCCTGATATCGGCCAGGCCGGATCCCGTCACCAGCACAGCGCGTGCCGGATCGAGTTGGCTGCGCGCAATCCATCCGCGCGTGCCTTCAGGGTCCTCTACCAATCGCCAGCCCTCGCGTACCCGCACCACCTTCACCGGCAGGCCCTTGCGCTTGTAGACCCACTCGATCGGATATTCCTCGCTCGGCCCGACACGCATGCGCACCTCGTCGTACCGCAGGCTCGCCCAGTAAGGCAGCGCACGGTCCTGCGCGTGCAACGGCACGGTGAACACGCCCAGCATCACCGCAAAGGCAGCGCTGGCTCCGATAGTCTTGCGAAATCCCAACATTGCCAGAGCCGATAGCCGCTCTGTCCCACCGCTTTCAAGGCCTGCGTGCCGGATCGCGCCTTGACCGCGGCGGGCGACTGGCATTAGCCGGTAGGCATGACCGAACGCCCTTCCCGCCCGCTGGCCGCGCGCCCGCGCGTGATCGTCACCCGCCACCTCATGCCCGCGGTCGAAGCGCGGATGCGCGAGCTGTTCGATGTGATGCTGAACGAAGCGGATGTGGCCCTGTCCCGCGAGCAGCTCGCCGCCGCGATGCAGGACTGCGACGTGCTGGTGCCCACCGTGACAGACAAGATTGATGCCGATCTGATCGCCGGGGCTGGCGAACGTCTCGGGCTGATCGCCAGCTTCGGCGCAGGAACCGAGCATATCGATCTCGACGCCGCTGCCGCGCGCAAGATCATCGTCACCAATACCCCCGGCGTGTTCACCGACGACACCGCCGATATCGCGATGGCCGGGATCATCGGCGTGCCGCGCCGGATTCGCGAAGGCACCGCGCTCGTGCGCCGCGGTGAATGGACCGGTTGGGCGCCTTCGGGCCTGCTCGGCAGGAAGCTTGCGGGCAAGGTGCTCGGCATTATCGGGATGGGCCGCATCGGCCAGGCCGTGGCCCACCGCGCCCGTGCCTTCGGGCTGGAAATTGCCTACTACAACCGCAAGCCCTTGCCCGAAGCGCTCGAGCGGATGCTGGGCGCACGCTATGTCGGCGATGTCGACACGCTGTTGGCCGAAGCCGATATCCTCACCCTGCATTGCCCGCTTACCGAGGAAACCCGCTATCTTATCGATGCGCGCCGGATCGCCTTGATGAAGCCCGGCAGCAGCATCGTGAACACCGCGCGCGGCGAGCTGATCGATCAGGAAGCACTGATTTCGGCGCTCGAATCGGGCCATCTCGCGGGCGCCGGACTGGACGTCTATCCCGACGAGCCGCACGTCGATCCGCGCCTGATTGCGCACCCTAATGTCATGACCCTTCCCCACATCGGCAGCGCCACGGCCGAGGGCCGCGAGGATTCGGGCCACAAGGTCATCGCGAACATCCGCATGTGGGCCGACGGCCACCGTCCGCCAGATCAGGTGCTGACGGCGCTGGTGCGAGGTTAAAGTTCCTGCGCCCTTCGCGGGCATCGCATGTCGAGTTCTTCGGCCACCAGCTGGACAGTCTCTTCGACCGCGGAACGTTGCGCACCGAAGCCGAAATGGCGGGTGCCGACACTTACAGCGACGTCGAATTCGCGATTAGTCCCCATCGCCGAAGCCGGCGCGATAACGCCGTCGTGGGGAGACCATACAGCGACGGTATGCACCGGAGGCTTGCACGACGGATCGTCGGGGAGCGTCGGTGCATCAACGGTATGGTCGTTGAGCGCATTATAGACCCGCCAAGCGTTGTTGGCTCGGCGACTGCCCGAAAAGGGGGTTCCCAAGCTTACCACCATTCGCACCCGTTCCGGATGCCGCTGCGCCAGAACCCGCGCGTATATCCCGCCAAGGCTCCAACCGACAAGCACCACGCGTTCGCCATGATTTGCCGCAATCTCGGCGATGCGCTGCTCGGCCTTGCGCATCCGTTCAGGTGTGATGCCTGTCACCAGCCCTAGTTCGGACGGGTAAGTCGGAAACCCGCTTGCAGAAAACGTGCGACGCAAGAACGACGTGTCACGGTCGCTGGAGAGAAGACCGGGAAGAACCAAAACCGGCGGCAGCGGACCGCTGACCGGGAACCGGAAATCGACCTTCCTTGCCCTGCGAAGCGGAGCCACGGCAATCGCAGCCAGCCACGGCAGTTCCCGGAGGAAAAGCGAAAGCGACGGAGGCGAATTATCGTCCATCGTCGCTCCTTCGCCCCGTCTCAGTCCCCGGTCAGAATCCGCTCGACCAACTCGCCCACGCTCGGGGTGTAGCCGTTCGAGTAGAAGGGATCGGTCTTGAAGTTGTAGGCCGCGTGGCCCGCGAAGGCGAGGTTCTTGTCCGGATCGTCGCCGTGGGCGATGTCTTGCAGAGTCTTCTGGA is a genomic window containing:
- a CDS encoding acetyl-CoA C-acyltransferase, whose protein sequence is MTQFAAADPIVILSYARTPMGAMQGALAEVAATDLGAIAVKAAVERAGVSGEDIDRAYIGCVLPAGLGQAPARQAAIKAGLPLSVQATTVNKVCGSGMQTVIMGAEALASGTIDMVVAGGMESMTNAPYLLKKHRSGARLGHDTAYDHMFLDGLEDAYEPGRAMGTFAQDTANAYQMTREEMDAYSIESLARANRAIASGAFADEVVPVTVSTRAGDVVVEHDEAPSKGRPDKIPQLKPAFAKDGTITAATSSSISDGAAALVLTRASVAAEKGLTPVARVVATAAHAQAPAQFTTAPIPAIQKVLARAGWGVDDVDLFEVNEAFACVAMFAMRDLGIPHEKINVNGGGTALGHPIGASGARIIVTLIAALKAQGKTRGVASLCIGGGEATAVAVELI
- a CDS encoding esterase/lipase family protein translates to MDDNSPPSLSLFLRELPWLAAIAVAPLRRARKVDFRFPVSGPLPPVLVLPGLLSSDRDTSFLRRTFSASGFPTYPSELGLVTGITPERMRKAEQRIAEIAANHGERVVLVGWSLGGIYARVLAQRHPERVRMVVSLGTPFSGSRRANNAWRVYNALNDHTVDAPTLPDDPSCKPPVHTVAVWSPHDGVIAPASAMGTNREFDVAVSVGTRHFGFGAQRSAVEETVQLVAEELDMRCPRRAQEL
- a CDS encoding SH3 domain-containing protein, translating into MLGFRKTIGASAAFAVMLGVFTVPLHAQDRALPYWASLRYDEVRMRVGPSEEYPIEWVYKRKGLPVKVVRVREGWRLVEDPEGTRGWIARSQLDPARAVLVTGSGLADIRGDASTSAGLRWRAKPGVVGRLLGCKPRWCEVDIAGRKGWIARERLWGAENLPGDE
- a CDS encoding 2-hydroxyacid dehydrogenase, with amino-acid sequence MTERPSRPLAARPRVIVTRHLMPAVEARMRELFDVMLNEADVALSREQLAAAMQDCDVLVPTVTDKIDADLIAGAGERLGLIASFGAGTEHIDLDAAAARKIIVTNTPGVFTDDTADIAMAGIIGVPRRIREGTALVRRGEWTGWAPSGLLGRKLAGKVLGIIGMGRIGQAVAHRARAFGLEIAYYNRKPLPEALERMLGARYVGDVDTLLAEADILTLHCPLTEETRYLIDARRIALMKPGSSIVNTARGELIDQEALISALESGHLAGAGLDVYPDEPHVDPRLIAHPNVMTLPHIGSATAEGREDSGHKVIANIRMWADGHRPPDQVLTALVRG